A region from the Sandaracinus amylolyticus genome encodes:
- a CDS encoding reverse transcriptase family protein, translating into MSDEKDPQKAALVKAVLASLDDATALSRMKTLGFWPVHEPVPGDPPGEIVERAELDAELATLVKIASDGEKPEKALQRERIRRWKESRERRKAKKAERIAEAKQRADAWRAQRAERLVYAGLGVSAGLHDVESDVATLEACGLPIWRDARDVASALGISIAKLRWLTFHRRGATLVHYHRYGIPKKTGGIRAISAPKPALAEAQQNVQSLVLQRIAPSDEAHGFVRERSVVSNARPHVGRAVVVNLDLRDFFPTISFRRVKGLFAKLGYSEQVATVLALLCTEPPRVPAELDGQRYHVALGARVLPQGACTSPAITNLICRRLDARLRGIARALGFTYTRYADDLTFSGDDPTKLASLFGMVRKVIASEGFAEHEGKTRVMRRGARQEVTGVVVNRAVRLPRDEKRALRALLYNCARFGMESQNRDGRPSFASYLRGRVAWAVMVEPALGPRLFPALERALEGRRSDL; encoded by the coding sequence ATGAGCGACGAGAAGGACCCGCAGAAGGCCGCGCTCGTCAAAGCGGTCCTCGCGTCGCTCGACGACGCGACCGCGCTCTCGCGCATGAAGACGCTCGGCTTCTGGCCCGTGCACGAGCCGGTGCCGGGCGATCCGCCGGGCGAGATCGTCGAGCGCGCGGAGCTCGACGCCGAGCTCGCGACGCTGGTGAAGATCGCGAGCGACGGCGAGAAGCCCGAGAAGGCGCTGCAGCGCGAGCGCATCCGGCGCTGGAAGGAGAGCCGCGAGCGTCGCAAGGCGAAGAAGGCCGAGCGCATCGCGGAGGCGAAGCAGCGCGCCGACGCATGGCGCGCGCAGCGCGCCGAGCGCCTCGTCTACGCGGGCCTCGGCGTCAGCGCGGGGCTGCACGACGTCGAGAGCGACGTCGCGACGCTCGAGGCGTGCGGACTTCCGATCTGGCGCGACGCGCGCGACGTCGCGAGCGCGCTCGGCATCTCGATCGCGAAGCTGCGCTGGCTGACGTTCCACCGTCGCGGCGCGACGCTCGTGCACTACCACCGCTACGGAATCCCCAAGAAGACCGGCGGAATTCGCGCGATCTCGGCGCCCAAGCCCGCGCTCGCCGAGGCACAGCAGAACGTGCAATCGTTGGTGCTCCAACGAATCGCGCCGAGCGACGAGGCGCACGGCTTCGTGCGCGAGCGCTCGGTCGTGAGCAACGCGCGGCCGCACGTCGGGCGCGCGGTCGTGGTGAACCTCGACTTGCGCGACTTCTTTCCGACGATCTCGTTCCGCCGCGTGAAGGGCCTGTTCGCGAAGCTCGGCTACTCCGAGCAGGTCGCGACCGTGCTCGCGCTCCTGTGCACCGAGCCGCCGCGCGTGCCCGCCGAGCTCGACGGGCAGCGCTACCACGTCGCGCTCGGCGCGCGCGTGCTGCCCCAGGGCGCGTGCACCAGCCCCGCGATCACGAACCTGATCTGCCGCCGCCTCGATGCGCGGTTGCGCGGCATCGCGCGCGCGCTGGGGTTCACGTACACGCGCTACGCCGACGACCTCACGTTCTCGGGCGACGATCCCACGAAGCTCGCGTCGCTGTTCGGCATGGTGCGCAAGGTGATCGCGAGCGAGGGGTTCGCCGAGCACGAGGGCAAGACGCGCGTCATGCGCCGCGGCGCGCGCCAGGAAGTGACGGGCGTCGTGGTGAACCGCGCAGTGCGTCTGCCGCGCGACGAGAAGCGCGCGCTCCGCGCGTTGCTGTACAACTGCGCTCGCTTCGGGATGGAGAGCCAGAACCGCGACGGTCGTCCGAGCTTCGCGTCGTACCTTCGTGGGCGCGTCGCGTGGGCGGTGATGGTCGAGCCCGCGCTCGGGCCGCGGCTCTTCCCGGCGCTCGAGCGCGCGCTCGAAGGTCGGCGCAGCGATCTCTGA
- a CDS encoding HEAT repeat domain-containing protein: MIPTRRFRRPTGDDRYAVVSVEPSSAQPGAGSLQGQWLIRVARGIAPGSLSSGTVYGPYPTNLADARAEDVVRALLGEGFTPSVHEELIEALSSSDPARRARAAIALGWRRERAVVPALLAAAATKGPELPSIVEALGRIGDPAAIPITRELASKKLLSRRRAGVEALRLLGDAEGLAEARAAGQKRLPPSIAQAIGALDENDLRKSNVAPLLEVIDALEKARVGIVADQLYEAGTPALVATARRMLRASDVSAPHVWRYAKSVLKRAMLREDAATFALIAHAIEQRARSTKGKSASLKSGLDGETRSTRVFGRKTQRWAMRACWRYLRRIAKWRPERYAEIAAEVLCAYRPEDRAPEQGLFGPLAHSYELQRILFARSTRVVLDDRTLKTRFASAAAKMAVASVREEAFPELWDARPDAYLRALVGGRLREVQDFALAGVARHPGLAQRLQNGDIASLLASEHEGVVAVALAELERRFDATKPDLALLSRLLDSESASVRARGAALLDRSRLAWSGDPEGVLRLLDRERPVARAEIASIVASALRDAARDARMAIAKRLVDRLREGGDDDRLASIAELLASALRDEVASVLSSTELIAWIDRGGNAAKRVAGRLLAGRPEALALIGLPRLTALADSEVATVREAAVALLDAAEGELRADPTPLYTLAESRWDDVRRPALARLRALITVEQHGLDAVIALCDSNHAEVQALGRELVLASFDRLDADAVLFRLIEHPQRAMRAFAMELATQHLRPGYVPLARCEAFFRTVLLEVRADAATKRRAIDFLVTRGQLDAQQGALAASLLDRVLRTRTVRDFERVIVGLAAIQTRFPEVRSALSTEGA; the protein is encoded by the coding sequence GTGATCCCGACGAGACGATTCCGGCGTCCGACCGGGGACGATCGTTACGCGGTCGTCTCCGTCGAGCCGTCTTCGGCGCAGCCGGGCGCTGGCTCACTCCAGGGACAGTGGCTGATCCGCGTCGCGCGCGGCATCGCGCCGGGGTCGCTCTCGAGCGGGACGGTGTACGGGCCGTATCCGACGAACCTCGCGGACGCGCGCGCCGAGGACGTGGTCCGCGCGCTGCTCGGCGAGGGGTTCACGCCCTCGGTGCACGAGGAGCTGATCGAGGCGCTCTCGTCGTCGGATCCCGCGCGTCGTGCGCGCGCGGCGATCGCGCTCGGTTGGCGTCGCGAGCGCGCGGTCGTGCCGGCGCTGCTCGCGGCGGCCGCGACGAAAGGGCCCGAGCTGCCTTCGATCGTCGAGGCGCTCGGGCGCATCGGGGATCCCGCGGCGATCCCCATCACGCGCGAGCTCGCGAGCAAGAAGCTGCTCTCGCGGCGACGCGCGGGCGTGGAGGCGCTGCGGCTGCTGGGCGACGCCGAGGGGCTCGCGGAAGCGCGCGCCGCGGGACAGAAGCGCTTGCCGCCCAGCATCGCGCAGGCGATCGGCGCGCTCGACGAGAACGACCTGCGCAAGAGCAACGTGGCGCCGCTGCTCGAGGTGATCGACGCGCTCGAGAAGGCGCGCGTCGGGATCGTGGCGGATCAGCTCTACGAGGCGGGCACGCCTGCGCTGGTCGCGACCGCGCGCCGGATGCTGCGCGCGTCCGACGTGTCGGCGCCGCACGTGTGGCGCTACGCGAAGAGCGTGCTGAAGCGCGCGATGCTGCGCGAGGACGCGGCGACGTTCGCGCTGATCGCGCACGCGATCGAGCAGCGCGCACGGAGCACCAAGGGAAAGAGCGCGAGCCTCAAGTCGGGGCTCGACGGAGAGACGCGCTCGACGCGCGTCTTCGGTCGCAAGACCCAGCGCTGGGCGATGCGCGCGTGCTGGCGCTACCTGCGACGGATCGCGAAGTGGAGGCCCGAGCGCTACGCCGAGATCGCGGCCGAGGTGCTCTGCGCGTACCGGCCCGAGGATCGCGCGCCCGAGCAGGGGCTCTTCGGGCCGCTCGCGCATTCGTATGAGCTCCAACGAATTCTGTTCGCGCGCAGCACGCGCGTGGTGCTCGACGACCGCACGCTGAAGACGCGGTTCGCGAGCGCGGCCGCGAAGATGGCCGTCGCGAGCGTGCGCGAAGAGGCGTTCCCGGAGCTCTGGGACGCGCGCCCGGACGCGTACCTGCGAGCGCTCGTCGGGGGACGGCTGCGCGAGGTGCAGGACTTCGCGCTCGCAGGCGTCGCGCGTCATCCCGGCCTCGCCCAGCGCCTGCAGAACGGCGACATCGCGTCGCTGCTCGCGTCGGAGCACGAGGGTGTGGTCGCGGTCGCGCTCGCGGAGCTCGAGCGACGCTTCGACGCGACGAAGCCCGATCTCGCGCTGCTCTCGCGCTTGCTCGACTCGGAGAGCGCGTCGGTGCGCGCGCGGGGCGCCGCGCTGCTCGATCGTTCGCGGCTCGCGTGGTCCGGCGATCCCGAGGGCGTGCTGCGGCTGCTCGATCGCGAGCGCCCGGTCGCGCGCGCCGAGATCGCGAGCATCGTCGCGAGCGCGCTGCGCGACGCCGCGCGTGATGCGCGGATGGCGATCGCGAAGCGGCTCGTCGATCGGCTGCGTGAGGGCGGAGACGACGATCGGCTCGCGTCGATCGCGGAGCTGCTCGCGAGCGCGCTGCGAGACGAGGTCGCGAGCGTGCTCTCGTCGACCGAGCTCATCGCGTGGATCGATCGCGGCGGGAACGCGGCGAAGCGTGTCGCGGGGCGGCTGCTCGCGGGTCGACCCGAGGCGCTGGCGCTGATCGGGCTGCCGCGCCTCACCGCGCTCGCCGACTCGGAGGTCGCGACGGTGCGCGAGGCCGCCGTCGCGCTGCTCGATGCGGCCGAGGGCGAGCTGCGCGCCGATCCGACGCCGCTCTACACGCTCGCGGAGTCGCGCTGGGACGACGTGCGGCGTCCCGCGCTCGCGCGGCTGCGCGCGCTGATCACGGTCGAGCAGCACGGGCTCGATGCGGTGATCGCGCTCTGCGACTCCAACCACGCGGAGGTGCAGGCGCTGGGGCGCGAGCTCGTGCTCGCATCGTTCGATCGCCTCGACGCGGACGCCGTGCTCTTCCGGCTGATCGAGCACCCGCAGCGCGCGATGCGTGCCTTCGCGATGGAGCTCGCGACGCAGCACCTGCGCCCTGGGTACGTGCCGCTCGCGCGATGCGAGGCGTTCTTCCGCACGGTGCTGCTCGAAGTGCGCGCGGATGCGGCGACGAAGCGCCGCGCGATCGACTTCCTCGTCACGCGCGGGCAGCTCGACGCGCAGCAGGGCGCGCTCGCGGCATCGCTGCTCGATCGCGTGCTGCGCACGCGCACCGTGCGCGACTTCGAGCGCGTGATCGTCGGGCTCGCCGCGATCCAGACACGCTTCCCCGAGGTGCGCAGCGCGCTCTCGACGGAGGGCGCATGA